Proteins encoded together in one Xiphophorus maculatus strain JP 163 A chromosome 13, X_maculatus-5.0-male, whole genome shotgun sequence window:
- the kiaa1522 gene encoding uncharacterized protein KIAA1522 homolog isoform X5, which produces MSRRRSTGDLVPRDISEILAKEARAQRGQKKSGGSLGQAFSWLRKSRRKKNLGNGVSRTPTGVADNKPGLLNHDAAKAAGPKGNDDQKRLTVHYTASQHYQENVFIEGSRPQYLEDLHTEAQEGLKILQQEEDKNGVNFADDESIISTDTLCPEQDISSKDRGGSLGSRPNANSDAAATSAVLNRPGITHQGSTFKPLNPVKRFDRSRKRNRRTTIMGIPNQVQKELVDGGTPLAKKEGARVHLSELEVFRDEQVVRKHLQGGYQDEQTHLCPTVRPKSLAFPGMTTSFSLSPSMLHFLQEPQGPVMSISPQATYLSTIIPNAVLPAAVEVIEIDRSNSRTRGSSVNHGNSACAVSKSSLTSEESAVSPLLSRRSDGDGSQTNSSNYDSALMPWSASGSNWSESQSSKTIISDSSVSSSNRGGFNVQESQTQESGNGQDLTSFCIPANAISSLNKTEVNTTEAESGHEATQSLTAGDQVKNKRNCIHSLSVTKTKHPPAPPQRTNSLHGKKVKSETMIVVELEDPRNSGEVKSSSENTVTEDEVKLVATNANLSPEPLSNSTGPSSTNSSSTFLTPLQDSPNQAEEATASQQESDPSSLQKTAPDVGKFERTMSPSSGYSSQSGTPTLSPKEISPNSPDKLKKKPIKPERSASRASSSAASPSSSLTSLSSGTSEPANADVTTCSTILSPQDSSPTNEVTPSGKLSSLRADVQELLNIPSPPKVKAPRPPPPETWAHSRRTVELLCGAPNVIKTPLKGKQVETQREPRKDSEVTVENQTTQENLVLEMSVHTENTVTKDPEYGKSELKIRESSDKEQMHKNEDHTDFNSRVESKINVVKKPESQETTPKKQPPPVMKKPTKIPFRDEIRHPLETQERTLSSTAAKEVHLSLEDHTTPSQNAATVPADKNNMEKSEVQPMQTLTVEVPKMSKLSPPLTPPPAYQPTPPPIRKPAASLVSPMPHESEKEHDMSHVVDSCWPPPPPPLEGEPVFDGGDEVDFPPPPPPSIRDDVTEMTELTPVAPVSLSADKKSADVEQISKADTALETSSQDTSCATDIVPPLPPSPPIARVEIPMPAREVSPSSSYLRRNSLKLEEQSPSTLPVSPELSAPTSVPKAPPPPMENVTPGVNFRRQPSGTYRDARSKELLSRHKSAPIPKEDANIPLVTPSLLQMVRLRTVSMTEDQVQAPSEDTAHQATPAQENCSVSSQGPQDTPPKPIRKSLSVKSPPQTVKSCTVTMSSPSLRLQEAIRMKTAAMSSRDCLPHRLGVKSPTYSSIGEQGGHSLKLLEGCDILKSPASTASFIFSRSTKKVVIEPVAASSSEAQASLKQSLAAELRQVSDQSKAGVLSNGRVKTDRIPPPIAKKPTPGSTSPLLSSHSCSAKMELRVEGSKDPGTAQPVAPTTTTTRVTADTIETLF; this is translated from the exons CAGCTGGCCCGAAGGGGAATGACGACCAGAAGCGGTTGACGGTTCACTACACGGCCTCCCAGCACTACCAGGAGAATGTGTTCATCGAGGGCAGCAGGCCTCAGTACCTGGAAGACTTACACACCGAAGCTCAGGAGGGGCTCAAGATACTACAACAGGAAG AGGACAAGAACGGAGTAAACTTTGCGGACGATGAAAGCATCATC TCTACAGATACCCTCTGCCCGGAGCAAGATATCAGCTCCAAGGACAGAGGCGGCTCTCTGGGGTCGAGACCCAACGCTAACAGTGATGCCGCAGCAACTTCTGCTGTGTTGAATCGGCCTGGGATTACTCACCAAG GCTCCACATTCAAGCCTTTGAATCCAGTAAAAAGATTCGATAGAAGCAGAAAGAGGAACAGGAGGACCACCATCATGGGCATTCCCAACCAGGTCCAGAAAGAACTTG TGGACGGAGGGACTCCGTTAGCAAAAAAAGAGGGAGCAAGGGTACACCTTTCAGAACTGGAG GTCTTTAGGGATGAGCAGGTGGTGAGGAAGCACCTTCAGGGAGGGTACCAAGATGAGCAGACCCATCTCTGTCCTACAGTCAGACCCAAGTCCCTGGCATTTCCTGGAATGACAACATCCTTTTCACTCTCTCCATCAATGTTGCACTTCCTCCAAGAGCCTCAG GGTCCGGTGATGTCCATCTCTCCTCAGGCCACTTACTTGTCTACGATCATCCCTAATGCTGTTTTACCGGCTGCAGTTGAAGTAATTGAGATTGACCGCAGCAACAGTCGAACTCGAGGCAGCAGTGTCAATCATGGCAACAGTGCTTGCGCTGTCAGCAAAAGCAGCCTGACATCTGAGGAATCAGCAGTTAGTCCTCTGTTGTCAAGAAGATCAGATGGTGACGGTTCCCAAACAAATAGCTCTAACTATGACTCTGCACTAATGCCCTGGTCAGCCTCAGGTTCAAACTGGAGTGAGTCTCAATCCTCTAAGACTATTATTTCAGACTCCTCAGTTTCATCTTCTAATAGAGGGGGGTTTAATGTACAAGAAAGCCAGACACAGGAGTCTGGTAACGGCCAAGATCTCACAAGTTTCTGTATCCCAGCTAATGCAATTAGCAGCCTGAACAAAACAGAAGTAAACACAACAGAAGCAGAGTCTGGGCATGAAGCAACACAGTCATTGACTGCTGGCGATCAAGTAAAGAACAAACGGAATTGCATACATAGTCTTTCGGTTACCAAGACCAAACATCCTCCAGCACCTCCACAAAGAACTAACTCTCTGCATGGCAAAAAGGTAAAAAGTGAGACCATGATTGTGGTGGAGCTGGAAGATCCTAGAAACTCAGGAGAAGTAAAAAGTTCATCAGAAAATACAGTAACAGAGGATGAAGTTAAATTGGTTGCTACAAATGCCAATTTGAGCCCAGAACCTTTGTCAAACTCTACTGGGCCAAGCTCAACAAACTCGTCCTCCACATTTCTAACCCCTTTGCAGGATTCCCCTAACCAGGCTGAAGAAGCGACAGCATCACAACAAGAATCCGACCCTTCCTCTCTACAGAAAACAGCACCAGATGTAGGGAAATTTGAGCGGACAATGTCTCCTTCCAGTGGCTATTCTAGCCAGAGTGGAACTCCAACACTTTCCCCGAAAGAAATCTCCCCAAATTCTCcagacaaactgaaaaagaaacccATCAAACCAGAGAGATCCGCATCCCGTGCCTCATCCTCAGCAGCTTCTCCCTCCTCCTCACTCACCTCCCTGTCATCAGGTACATCTGAGCCTGCAAATGCCGATGTTACCACATGCAGCACAATTCTGTCTCCGCAGGATTCCTCACCAACAAATGAAGTTACTCCGAGTGGCAAGCTCTCATCTTTAAGAGCAGACGTACAAGAACTGTTAAACATCCCTTCTCCTCCTAAAGTGAAAGCCCCTCGCCCACCGCCTCCGGAGACATGGGCCCACAGCAGACGGACTGTTGAGCTCCTGTGTGGAGCTCCTAatgtcatcaaaactccactgaaaggaaaacaagtagAAACTCAAAGAGAGCCCAGAAAAGACAGTGAAGTTACAGTCGAAAACCAGACAACTCAGGAGAATCTTGTTTTGGAAATGTCTGTACATACAGAAAACACTGTGACAAAAGATCCTGAATATGGCAAAAGTGAATTAAAGATTAGAGAATCTTCAGATAAagaacaaatgcataaaaatgaggATCACACAGATTTTAACAGCAGAGTAGAGAGTAAAATCAATGTTGTAAAGAAGCCAGAAAGTCAAGAGACAACTCCAAAGAAACAGCCACCTCCTGTCATgaagaaaccaacaaaaatacCGTTCAGAGATGAAATAAGGCATCCATTAGAGACACAAGAAAGGACATTGAGCTCCACTGCTGCAAAAGAAGTTCACTTGTCTCTTGAGGACCATACAACGCCATCCCAAAATGCTGCAACAGTTCCCGCTGATAAGAACAACATGGAAAAGAGTGAAGTTCAGCCTATGCAGACACTTACAGTTGAGGTCCCCAAAATGAGTAAGCTCTCACCACCACTTACGCCTCCTCCAGCTTACCAGCCTACACCTCCTCCGATAAGGAAACCTGCTGCTTCATTGGTGTCTCCAATGCCACATGAGTCTGAGAAGGAACATGACATGTCACATGTTGTAGATTCCTGTTGGCCACCTCCGCCTCCTCCATTAGAAGGGGAACCTGTCTTTGATGGAGGAGATGAAGTAGATttccctccacctcctccaccatccaTAAGAGATGATGTAACAGAGATGACAGAATTAACCCCAGTCGCTccagtttcactttcagctgACAAGAAATCCGCTGATGTTGAACAGATTTCAAAAGCTGACACTGCTCTTGAGACTTCTTCCCAAGATACTTCATGCGCTACAGACATAGTTCCACCCTTGCCTCCTTCACCACCTATTGCCAGAGTAGAGATCCCAATGCCGGCCCGGGAAGTGTCTCCTTCCAGCAGTTATCTTAGGCGAAACTCCCTAAAACTTGAAGAGCAGTCTCCTTCTACTCTTCCAGTAAGTCCTGAGCTTTCAGCTCCAACTTCAGTGCCAAAAGCACCTCCTCCACCAATGGAAAATGTAACCCCTGGAGTTAATTTCAGAAGGCAACCCAGTGGCACATACAGAGACGCCAGGAGCAAGGAGCTACTTTCTCGCCACAAAAGTGCACCAATTCCTAAAGAGGACGCAAACATACCACTCGTAACCCCCTCGCTGCTGCAGATGGTTCGCCTTAGAACGGTCAGCATGACTGAAGATCAGGTGCAAGCTCCATCTGAAGACACAGCACATCAGGCAACTCCAGCTCAGGAGAATTGTTCCGTCTCAAGCCAAGGACCTCAAGACACTCCTCCAAAGCCCATTCGGAAGTCTTTGTCAGTAAAATCTCCTCCTCAAACAGTAAAATCGTGCACTGTGACAATGAGTTCTCCTTCCCTCCGTCTGCAGGAGGCCATCCGAATGAAAACTGCAGCCATGTCTTCCAGAGACTGTCTTCCCCACAGACTGGGTGTTAAATCCCCTACTTACAGTTCCATTGGTGAACAAGGGGGACACTCTCTAAAGCTTCTTGAAGGATGCGATATTCTTAAATCCCCAGCATCTACAGCTAGCTTTATCTTCTCTAGAAGCACAAAAAAGGTGGTCATCGAGCCTGTAGCTGCCTCCTCCTCAGAGGCTCAGGCAAGTCTGAAGCAAAGCTTAGCAGCAGAGCTCAGGCAGGTCTCTGACCAATCAAAGGCTGGTGTTCTCTCAAACGGCAGAGTCAAGACTGACAGAATTCCTCCGCCGATAGCCAAGAAGCCAACTCCTGGAAGTACAAGTCCCTTGCTGAGCTCCCATAGCTGTTCAGCAAAGATGGAGCTCAGGGTTGAGGGAAGCAAAGATCCTGGAACTGCACAACCTGTGGCACCAACTACAACAA CTACAAGAGTGACGGCGGACACGATTGAAACGTTGTTTTGA
- the kiaa1522 gene encoding uncharacterized protein KIAA1522 homolog isoform X1: MSRRRSTGDLVPRDISEILAKEARAQRGQKKSGGSLGQAFSWLRKSRRKKNLGNGVSRTPTGVADNKPGLLNHDAAKAAGPKGNDDQKRLTVHYTASQHYQENVFIEGSRPQYLEDLHTEAQEGLKILQQEEDKNGVNFADDESIISTDTLCPEQDISSKDRGGSLGSRPNANSDAAATSAVLNRPGITHQGSTFKPLNPVKRFDRSRKRNRRTTIMGIPNQVQKELALNRSSTFQPLVSTNHENHNGDSQSSVVIIPTVDGGTPLAKKEGARVHLSELEVFRDEQVVRKHLQGGYQDEQTHLCPTVRPKSLAFPGMTTSFSLSPSMLHFLQEPQGPVMSISPQATYLSTIIPNAVLPAAVEVIEIDRSNSRTRGSSVNHGNSACAVSKSSLTSEESAVSPLLSRRSDGDGSQTNSSNYDSALMPWSASGSNWSESQSSKTIISDSSVSSSNRGGFNVQESQTQESGNGQDLTSFCIPANAISSLNKTEVNTTEAESGHEATQSLTAGDQVKNKRNCIHSLSVTKTKHPPAPPQRTNSLHGKKVKSETMIVVELEDPRNSGEVKSSSENTVTEDEVKLVATNANLSPEPLSNSTGPSSTNSSSTFLTPLQDSPNQAEEATASQQESDPSSLQKTAPDVGKFERTMSPSSGYSSQSGTPTLSPKEISPNSPDKLKKKPIKPERSASRASSSAASPSSSLTSLSSGTSEPANADVTTCSTILSPQDSSPTNEVTPSGKLSSLRADVQELLNIPSPPKVKAPRPPPPETWAHSRRTVELLCGAPNVIKTPLKGKQVETQREPRKDSEVTVENQTTQENLVLEMSVHTENTVTKDPEYGKSELKIRESSDKEQMHKNEDHTDFNSRVESKINVVKKPESQETTPKKQPPPVMKKPTKIPFRDEIRHPLETQERTLSSTAAKEVHLSLEDHTTPSQNAATVPADKNNMEKSEVQPMQTLTVEVPKMSKLSPPLTPPPAYQPTPPPIRKPAASLVSPMPHESEKEHDMSHVVDSCWPPPPPPLEGEPVFDGGDEVDFPPPPPPSIRDDVTEMTELTPVAPVSLSADKKSADVEQISKADTALETSSQDTSCATDIVPPLPPSPPIARVEIPMPAREVSPSSSYLRRNSLKLEEQSPSTLPVSPELSAPTSVPKAPPPPMENVTPGVNFRRQPSGTYRDARSKELLSRHKSAPIPKEDANIPLVTPSLLQMVRLRTVSMTEDQVQAPSEDTAHQATPAQENCSVSSQGPQDTPPKPIRKSLSVKSPPQTVKSCTVTMSSPSLRLQEAIRMKTAAMSSRDCLPHRLGVKSPTYSSIGEQGGHSLKLLEGCDILKSPASTASFIFSRSTKKVVIEPVAASSSEAQASLKQSLAAELRQVSDQSKAGVLSNGRVKTDRIPPPIAKKPTPGSTSPLLSSHSCSAKMELRVEGSKDPGTAQPVAPTTTTTRVTADTIETLF; this comes from the exons CAGCTGGCCCGAAGGGGAATGACGACCAGAAGCGGTTGACGGTTCACTACACGGCCTCCCAGCACTACCAGGAGAATGTGTTCATCGAGGGCAGCAGGCCTCAGTACCTGGAAGACTTACACACCGAAGCTCAGGAGGGGCTCAAGATACTACAACAGGAAG AGGACAAGAACGGAGTAAACTTTGCGGACGATGAAAGCATCATC TCTACAGATACCCTCTGCCCGGAGCAAGATATCAGCTCCAAGGACAGAGGCGGCTCTCTGGGGTCGAGACCCAACGCTAACAGTGATGCCGCAGCAACTTCTGCTGTGTTGAATCGGCCTGGGATTACTCACCAAG GCTCCACATTCAAGCCTTTGAATCCAGTAAAAAGATTCGATAGAAGCAGAAAGAGGAACAGGAGGACCACCATCATGGGCATTCCCAACCAGGTCCAGAAAGAACTTG CTCTGAACAGAAGTTCCACCTTTCAGCCGCTTGTTTCGACTAATCATGAAAATCACAATGGTGACAGCCAGTCAAGTGTTGTTATCATTCCTACAGTGGACGGAGGGACTCCGTTAGCAAAAAAAGAGGGAGCAAGGGTACACCTTTCAGAACTGGAG GTCTTTAGGGATGAGCAGGTGGTGAGGAAGCACCTTCAGGGAGGGTACCAAGATGAGCAGACCCATCTCTGTCCTACAGTCAGACCCAAGTCCCTGGCATTTCCTGGAATGACAACATCCTTTTCACTCTCTCCATCAATGTTGCACTTCCTCCAAGAGCCTCAG GGTCCGGTGATGTCCATCTCTCCTCAGGCCACTTACTTGTCTACGATCATCCCTAATGCTGTTTTACCGGCTGCAGTTGAAGTAATTGAGATTGACCGCAGCAACAGTCGAACTCGAGGCAGCAGTGTCAATCATGGCAACAGTGCTTGCGCTGTCAGCAAAAGCAGCCTGACATCTGAGGAATCAGCAGTTAGTCCTCTGTTGTCAAGAAGATCAGATGGTGACGGTTCCCAAACAAATAGCTCTAACTATGACTCTGCACTAATGCCCTGGTCAGCCTCAGGTTCAAACTGGAGTGAGTCTCAATCCTCTAAGACTATTATTTCAGACTCCTCAGTTTCATCTTCTAATAGAGGGGGGTTTAATGTACAAGAAAGCCAGACACAGGAGTCTGGTAACGGCCAAGATCTCACAAGTTTCTGTATCCCAGCTAATGCAATTAGCAGCCTGAACAAAACAGAAGTAAACACAACAGAAGCAGAGTCTGGGCATGAAGCAACACAGTCATTGACTGCTGGCGATCAAGTAAAGAACAAACGGAATTGCATACATAGTCTTTCGGTTACCAAGACCAAACATCCTCCAGCACCTCCACAAAGAACTAACTCTCTGCATGGCAAAAAGGTAAAAAGTGAGACCATGATTGTGGTGGAGCTGGAAGATCCTAGAAACTCAGGAGAAGTAAAAAGTTCATCAGAAAATACAGTAACAGAGGATGAAGTTAAATTGGTTGCTACAAATGCCAATTTGAGCCCAGAACCTTTGTCAAACTCTACTGGGCCAAGCTCAACAAACTCGTCCTCCACATTTCTAACCCCTTTGCAGGATTCCCCTAACCAGGCTGAAGAAGCGACAGCATCACAACAAGAATCCGACCCTTCCTCTCTACAGAAAACAGCACCAGATGTAGGGAAATTTGAGCGGACAATGTCTCCTTCCAGTGGCTATTCTAGCCAGAGTGGAACTCCAACACTTTCCCCGAAAGAAATCTCCCCAAATTCTCcagacaaactgaaaaagaaacccATCAAACCAGAGAGATCCGCATCCCGTGCCTCATCCTCAGCAGCTTCTCCCTCCTCCTCACTCACCTCCCTGTCATCAGGTACATCTGAGCCTGCAAATGCCGATGTTACCACATGCAGCACAATTCTGTCTCCGCAGGATTCCTCACCAACAAATGAAGTTACTCCGAGTGGCAAGCTCTCATCTTTAAGAGCAGACGTACAAGAACTGTTAAACATCCCTTCTCCTCCTAAAGTGAAAGCCCCTCGCCCACCGCCTCCGGAGACATGGGCCCACAGCAGACGGACTGTTGAGCTCCTGTGTGGAGCTCCTAatgtcatcaaaactccactgaaaggaaaacaagtagAAACTCAAAGAGAGCCCAGAAAAGACAGTGAAGTTACAGTCGAAAACCAGACAACTCAGGAGAATCTTGTTTTGGAAATGTCTGTACATACAGAAAACACTGTGACAAAAGATCCTGAATATGGCAAAAGTGAATTAAAGATTAGAGAATCTTCAGATAAagaacaaatgcataaaaatgaggATCACACAGATTTTAACAGCAGAGTAGAGAGTAAAATCAATGTTGTAAAGAAGCCAGAAAGTCAAGAGACAACTCCAAAGAAACAGCCACCTCCTGTCATgaagaaaccaacaaaaatacCGTTCAGAGATGAAATAAGGCATCCATTAGAGACACAAGAAAGGACATTGAGCTCCACTGCTGCAAAAGAAGTTCACTTGTCTCTTGAGGACCATACAACGCCATCCCAAAATGCTGCAACAGTTCCCGCTGATAAGAACAACATGGAAAAGAGTGAAGTTCAGCCTATGCAGACACTTACAGTTGAGGTCCCCAAAATGAGTAAGCTCTCACCACCACTTACGCCTCCTCCAGCTTACCAGCCTACACCTCCTCCGATAAGGAAACCTGCTGCTTCATTGGTGTCTCCAATGCCACATGAGTCTGAGAAGGAACATGACATGTCACATGTTGTAGATTCCTGTTGGCCACCTCCGCCTCCTCCATTAGAAGGGGAACCTGTCTTTGATGGAGGAGATGAAGTAGATttccctccacctcctccaccatccaTAAGAGATGATGTAACAGAGATGACAGAATTAACCCCAGTCGCTccagtttcactttcagctgACAAGAAATCCGCTGATGTTGAACAGATTTCAAAAGCTGACACTGCTCTTGAGACTTCTTCCCAAGATACTTCATGCGCTACAGACATAGTTCCACCCTTGCCTCCTTCACCACCTATTGCCAGAGTAGAGATCCCAATGCCGGCCCGGGAAGTGTCTCCTTCCAGCAGTTATCTTAGGCGAAACTCCCTAAAACTTGAAGAGCAGTCTCCTTCTACTCTTCCAGTAAGTCCTGAGCTTTCAGCTCCAACTTCAGTGCCAAAAGCACCTCCTCCACCAATGGAAAATGTAACCCCTGGAGTTAATTTCAGAAGGCAACCCAGTGGCACATACAGAGACGCCAGGAGCAAGGAGCTACTTTCTCGCCACAAAAGTGCACCAATTCCTAAAGAGGACGCAAACATACCACTCGTAACCCCCTCGCTGCTGCAGATGGTTCGCCTTAGAACGGTCAGCATGACTGAAGATCAGGTGCAAGCTCCATCTGAAGACACAGCACATCAGGCAACTCCAGCTCAGGAGAATTGTTCCGTCTCAAGCCAAGGACCTCAAGACACTCCTCCAAAGCCCATTCGGAAGTCTTTGTCAGTAAAATCTCCTCCTCAAACAGTAAAATCGTGCACTGTGACAATGAGTTCTCCTTCCCTCCGTCTGCAGGAGGCCATCCGAATGAAAACTGCAGCCATGTCTTCCAGAGACTGTCTTCCCCACAGACTGGGTGTTAAATCCCCTACTTACAGTTCCATTGGTGAACAAGGGGGACACTCTCTAAAGCTTCTTGAAGGATGCGATATTCTTAAATCCCCAGCATCTACAGCTAGCTTTATCTTCTCTAGAAGCACAAAAAAGGTGGTCATCGAGCCTGTAGCTGCCTCCTCCTCAGAGGCTCAGGCAAGTCTGAAGCAAAGCTTAGCAGCAGAGCTCAGGCAGGTCTCTGACCAATCAAAGGCTGGTGTTCTCTCAAACGGCAGAGTCAAGACTGACAGAATTCCTCCGCCGATAGCCAAGAAGCCAACTCCTGGAAGTACAAGTCCCTTGCTGAGCTCCCATAGCTGTTCAGCAAAGATGGAGCTCAGGGTTGAGGGAAGCAAAGATCCTGGAACTGCACAACCTGTGGCACCAACTACAACAA CTACAAGAGTGACGGCGGACACGATTGAAACGTTGTTTTGA